Genomic DNA from Leptospira congkakensis:
AACCATCTAAAGCAAGATATACTTTCCCATTGATATCACCAACAAATTCAACAAGTGTACAATTTTCAAAACATAAGCCTTCATTTTTAGAAGGGCCATAGGCTTCTCGTTCCGCAAATACCAATAGGGATTTTTGAAAGTGTTCCGGTAATACTTGCGAAACAGTTAGGATAAACTTTTCATCGATTAATGGATCCATTTAAGCTGCGTGGTAGAGGATACTCTCTTCTAAAGATTTATACGCGGCTTTGATCCAAACATCAAATTTGATTCCAGGAATTGACCCGTTGGAATAACCAAGAGCCACTTCGGAAGGATATCCTAGACTATCTAGTTCTTCAATGAACTGTTTGAAAAATTCGGAAAAATCATCGAGTTTATCATTGGGAATGATACTCGCGTATAAATTATCTTCCAGTTGGTACAATCCTAAACCAAGAACGGCATTTTGTTTCCCGAGTAAGTTGAGTCCAATGGCAATTTCTGATTGGAAATTAGTATCAATGAATTTGAAAAGAATGAGGGTGTTTTTTCCTTGGGATTCAAATTCTGATTTTGCCATCTGGTAAAAATGAGATACGTTAAAAAGTTTTGAGATAGGATGTTTGGTTACTTTGAAATATTCTTTTTTTGCCATTATTTTTTCGGAGATAATGGTAGATTTTTCCCAGTAAGTTTGGATATCTGATTCATTCCAAGATTCCTTTGTGGAAAAACATAAAAACCCGAATAAATGTGCATTCATTGTAAGAGGAATGTATAACTTTCGTTTGTCGCTTGGAATGGCTGGAAGGAGTTCTCTAATTCTTCCTTCTTCGTATTCATCCCACTCAACAGGATTGTCATCGGTTTCCACCATCATCCCTGCTTTTTGCCAATAACATTCCTTAAACTCTTTTCCATCATAATAGACATATTGGATGGAAGTGAGTTTCTCAGTTAAAAATGGGAAAGGGAATTCTTTCACTGTTTCACAAAACAAAGATCTTTCTTCTGAATGTACAGATTCTCTAGCTAGTAAAATAGGTTCTTTTTTCCAGAGGATGTCTTTGGGTTTTGGTTCTGCATTGGAAGGTTCTGTAGGAAGAGAAGTTTCTGTATCAAAAACGACATCAGCCTTTGGAGAAGGATCCATATTATCTTCCGAGTTTAGTTCCTGGTTTGGCTCCTTGAGAGGTTCCGGTTTTTGAAAGTCCAAACTATATAAAAACAAAGCGAGCAACAAACAAGAAACGGTGAGTAAAGTAAAACTCACCCAAGAAAAATAGATTGTATATTGAAGGACCACGCCTATGGCAAAAAAAATTGTGGGAATTGTATATCGTTTCATGATGACTTAGCCGTTACTCAATATAACGGGTAAAATGGGGATTCGCTGAACTGATTTTCCCTTTCCGCCAGGGGCAAATGAAACTCTATTCTGAATTGGCCGAATACTATTTTACCATCGAAGAAGCAAGCCGCAAGTTTTCGGAAGAAATCCTCTTCCTTCGGGATACCTTTAAGCGACATAAAATTCATACAGTTTTGGACATTGGTTGTGGGACAGGGGAACATATCAAAGAACTCCAAGGAATGGGTTTCAAACCACTTGGTGTCGACGGTTCCCCTCGAATGTTAGAGATTGCCAAAGCCCGATTTCCCCATTGCCAATTTGAACTTGGGAAAATGGAATCCTTTGTCGCCAAACAACCTGTAGACGCAGTGATTTGTTTGTATGGAACCTTCAACTATCTCATCAACGATGATTTGGTTCAAAATTTCTTGCGTAATTGTCATAAAAACTTAAAACAAGCTGGCCTTTTGGTTTTGGAAATTTGGAATGCAGATCCCATCCACCGTATCAAACGAAAACCCATCACAACTGTGAGTAATGTGCGTCAAGGTGCCACTTCGATTCGTAGAAATCGTGGCTTTCGATTAACAAGAGCAGATGATGTTGCCATCGTAGAAGTGAATTATGTGTATAATTTGAATCAGAAGGATTTGAAAGATAAACATACAATGCGAGTGTTTCATTTCCCACAAGTTCGAAATTTCTTAGACGATAATAAGTTTGATGTTCTCCATGTTTATAGCAACTATGATGGTGAAAAATATATAAAAACTGGCGCAAGGATGCTCATCGTAGCCAAAAAGAGGTCTTGACTTTCTTTTTTTCGTACGGTATCCCAATCTATCGGGAGAACGTATGTCCAATCCAAACCATTTCCAAGTGATCGTTATTGGAGGAGGGCCCGGCGGTTATGTCGCAGCCATCCGCGCCGCACAATTAAGTTTACAAACTTGTGTTGTGGAACGTGAAAAACTCGGTGGAGTTTGTTTGAATTGGGGTTGTATTCCCACCAAAGCTTTGTTAGAAAGCGCACATGTCTTGGAACATTTGAAACATGCTGCGAGTTTCGGTTTGTCTTGTGATAATGTCAAAGCTGATTTTGAGGCTGTCATCAAACGTTCTCGGTCTGTGGCAGACCAAATGGCCAAAGGTGTTGAGTTTCTGATGAAGAAAAACAAAATCACCGTAGTGAATGGAGAGGCTAGTTTCCAAAATTCCAAAACGATACTAGTAAAACCAAGTTCTGGTGAACTAGCAACTTATACAGCCGACTTTTATATTTTAGCGGTGGGTGCGAAAAACAAGGCCCTTCCTTTTTTACCTTTTGATGGGAAACGTGTATTGTCTGCTAGAGATGCCATGATTGAACCAAAAGTCATTCCTAATCTTGCCATCATTGGTGCCGGTGCGATTGGAGTGGAGTTTGCCGATTTTTATGCGAGTATGGGATCTAAAGTGACTATCATTGAATTCCAAGACCATTTACTTCCTAATGAAGATTTAGAAATCTCTGGAATACTAGAGCGAAGTTTTAAAAAA
This window encodes:
- a CDS encoding class I SAM-dependent DNA methyltransferase, yielding MKLYSELAEYYFTIEEASRKFSEEILFLRDTFKRHKIHTVLDIGCGTGEHIKELQGMGFKPLGVDGSPRMLEIAKARFPHCQFELGKMESFVAKQPVDAVICLYGTFNYLINDDLVQNFLRNCHKNLKQAGLLVLEIWNADPIHRIKRKPITTVSNVRQGATSIRRNRGFRLTRADDVAIVEVNYVYNLNQKDLKDKHTMRVFHFPQVRNFLDDNKFDVLHVYSNYDGEKYIKTGARMLIVAKKRS